The Aedes aegypti strain LVP_AGWG chromosome 1, AaegL5.0 Primary Assembly, whole genome shotgun sequence sequence GTTCAAATTATCAGCTTGAGACCTTTCATGGAAAATAGAGACTTTCATcgaaatagagaccaagtctctaaaaagagaccttcTACCAGTCCAGAAAAGTACATCTTTCTTACCTTATTGTATTTGCGGCTTCTGAGATTTTCGTGTGCAGCTGCGTCAGCAAATCGTTGATTTCCGACCATGCTTTCTCAGCGTTCAGTGCTTCCGCCAGACTTTGATCATAGGATTTGCGATTTTCCGATTCTCCTATCAGCTCGAACGATCGCTGCAACACCTTAAATGCTTCCTCCGCCCCAGGTTGTTTGTTCTTGTCCGGGTGCACCAGTACAGCGATCTTCTTGTAATGCTTCCGAATTTGCTCCTGGGAGCAGTCCGGGCTTACACCAAGAATACTGTAGGCATCCTTGCCTTTGCAGTTCAAAAGCGATGACATTGCCTCGTCCGCAGTCGACGGCAGCCGACCATCTTTGTAGTAGTTCTTACCGGAAGACATTTGCTCTTCGATGGGCACCGACTTCTTCTTGCCACGCCAGAAAGCCCACTTGGAATCCTTGGCAAAGCGATTATCGAAAGATTTCCATACGCCTTTGAACCACGCTCCCGggcgattttgttgaaattcctgTTTGATGCAAATGAAATGCTGTTCGCAGTACTGATATACGGCAACCAAGTAGTCCCAACATAATCTGAAGCTCAGGTAAACCACATCGCTAACCAAAGACCATAGCCATGTGACGGCGAAGACCATAAATTCCAACCATGTgttcaaaattttctgaatcatCACATATTTCTGGTTCTTCCGTGGTTTTTGTCCGCGCTTCCCAGCAGATGGTTGATACGATTTTTCCAGCTTACCACGTGCAGCTGTGGATCCTCGTCCTCCACGTTTATAAGACGACCGTGAGCCGGAGATCTTCTCGATATGAGTATCGTTAGGATTGTTGTTCTTTTTCACATTATACATAAAGGATTGCTGTTGTGGGGTATCGTCTTCGTACTCCTCAAAATCTTCATCATCTTCATCTTCCTCATCATCGTCCTCGTCATCCAAATCCTCAGTGTCCTCTCGAGTGCTTTCCTTGCTCGATGCGCCACCGTGAACGTCTTGTACCATGTACTCGTCGTTGAAATTGCGTGAACGATTCTTGCGCCCGGTAGAGTTCGATCCAAGCGTCTCGTTGGGCCGGCCCTTCACAGTCTTCGCAGAgggtttttcaattttcctagcAGTCTTTTCAGTACCACTTTGTCCCACCGTAGCCTTAAAAACAGTCGAGTTTTCCACGTATTGATAGCTGGCTGTTGAGTTTGAACCATTTGAATAGGTTGCCTTTTTCTGGATTCCGGAAGCAGAATTGCGATCAACCTTTCTGTTGGATTTATCATCCGACATCGTCGATCCTACGTGTTGCATAGGAGTCttcttattttgcattttgtctccTTTACCAGATTTACCACCGGATGAATAGCCATTCCCACCGGAATGAGTTGCATTATTGGATGTATTCATTTTGCTCGAAGAAATGTTACCGTTATTGGCAGTGCTACCGTTCAGAGTTGAAGATCCCGGAGATGAGGGCGACGAGTGAGTTGCAGTAGATGGAACGACATTCTTGCTCAGCACATCCGAATAGGACATTCGCATTGGTTTGACTTCGGCCACAATGCGCTGCTTTTTTACGTTCTGGTTCAGTTTCGCGCTGTTATCATCGTTTAGTTGATTGTTGTAACTGGCCTTGGCAGATAcatttgccgaagaaacttgctgctgctgatgctgTTGTTGAGGTTGTGGCTGAGAAGAGCTCGCTGAGGAGTTGGTAACAGTTTGATGAACCGGAGAAGGTTGCGGTTCTTGTATTTGACTCTGTAGTTGCTGCGGATGAACATGATGTTGCTGTTGCTGAGGAAGCTGTTGAACGGGTTGatgttgctgttgttgctgtgGAACAAAATCTTCAGAAGATCGTGGAAGCCCTTCAGCAAGCAACGATGGGCCACCACCTCCAAAAGGAGAGTAAGTTCCAGAGATGGTGGGAGCCCAGTTTCCGACCAATTGATTTATCAACATACTGGTATTGGTTCCGGGTGCCTCAGGTTGTGCATTCTGCTGCATATGGGAAGCATTGGTAGCTTTCGGAACAGAcggttgctgttgctgctgttgaGGGAACAAGAACCCGAACCCTGGAGCAGGTCGCATGTAGCTGTTGTTGCTCGAAAACAGTTCATACTCATACTTCCCAGCAGGGTTGTTTAAATGCACATCTTCCGTTGGTTGGTGGTAGACTTTGATGTAGTTGCCGAAACCATCCGACAAGACGGTAAAGTTATCACCCGGTTGAGAATGACCATAATTCATTCCATGAGGATCTCCGGGTGCGTTCGGGTGGAAGTAACTATTGGAAGCAGTTGGAATAGTGCCATCCTGGGCAATAAACTGCTGCTGATTCTGCGGTGGATGTACGACATGCTCCGGTGCCCAGAAAGCATCATTCTTCTCGTTCCCTGCGCTGGCCATAGCTCTCTACATCTACAATGAAGAAGAATCAGAGGTTTTACCCAACAGCCTCTCGTTTGAGACCTCAATACACACTTACCACTCTTACTCAACAGAGTAACCAGCCGATACACTTTTTGGCCACGAACAATGTTTATTTCCTGCTGTTTTGATGGCGAAGCACAATCACATTACAAGCATGAATAATATCGCTCGTACATCTCCTCATAAAGCACCTCACCAACGTGCACACATACACATGAACCCCTCTCGAGAAGGAATCTTCTTGGTGGAAGAGATTTTGATGTGGAACTTTTTCCTCTCGCCTtgcgtaccgaaaaaaaaactaaacactAGACACTGAACACCGTTCGATCGCCGGATTAACAACTCGCTTCCGGTCTAGCACTACCTTCACAATCTGACGGAAGTGGTCTGCAACCGGGAGATATAGACTTTTTTCGCCGAGAGGGCACAAtttgtgcaaaaaaaataaaattaagtgTTCCACCGTACAACTAACTAGACTGAGCACCCAATCGCTGAGTTTTTACGCAGGCAGTGCCAGATGACAGCCTGAGCAGACACCGTTCGTTGTCAAGGTGTCAGATCGGAACGAACGAACAGTTGCCTGCAATGCTACCAGATGTCTCTGAGATCCTAAACGGAACACAAGATGCATCAGGGGTTCTAAATGGGCTATTCAAACATAAGGAATCGTGCATCCGTAACTGCATGATAAAAAGTATGTTAAacagatttatttaaaatcaagCTAACTCCATACAacacgatattgaagggatcattcAGTTATGTTTAAAAAACGAAATTTAATGTAATCGCTGCTCAAGGGACTATCGTTAGTCATGCAAATCTACTTTTACTATGctacccataaaagcataactgtcccatatggaaaaagtagagACCGTAATCTGGGGGCAAAATAATCTCTATTTTCCATGTTTTTGTAGTGATATCCAtaggaattcaaatattgtcacataattttcgacaaaatcagtactccattcATCAGTTTATCAGGTtgtaatcgatttttcattaaataatatttaacatgtcataaaactagttttaaaattaaaaaaaattaaatgacaCACTGgacgaaattgatcaccatataacaacGCAGGTTTAAGAATAAATTATAATCCTATCTACTGAATTTGGATCTCCTGGATCtgaaaaatgatgtcaaaaatcttacaactcgagtatttgCTCATTGTATTGCAAAATTTAACTTTgtaaatctgcctaatacgcctaaatgtacaAAATTTCCCTTGACACAAGCACATTATTTGAGTATAAACGGTTTTATGGCTTGAAAGCTACACTTGCTATGCTGTATAATATCAAAGATGAGTTCAGTCGTTCATACTTatgcttacacaacattttaaacactaaATGTTAACATGTTTCTTACAACTTCAAAAAGTGTAAATAtgtctatgcaaaactgaccctaacCCACTACAAATGAAATACATACCGTGagggcccctaactctgcgcagctcctaactctgcgcacttttaccaaaatccaccaaaatctggtaaatcatttaaatttttgtttaaaatttgttatccATATATTgatacaatagtaataaaaaagtacgtgaagaattttcttgacaaattttcgtttattactttaataaaaaataaaatagctttaaaaatatgctaagggagtacctcatcacttaagtcatttgaatcaagttaaagagaatatatttcagatttttagtatgtaggcactagtttatttatcgagcaatcatcactggtaaagtgcaccttattttctcttcattttcttattcttcttaggtgcgcatagtaaggaaccatttttcaactatgtcccttactatgcgcagcagttataaaacgttattttcaacatacaatcaaccctccagaggtcgatattgaagggaaccatcgacttgtcgacaccatcgagatatggaatggAAATGTTTTGGTAAATTGTTTAAGGGGATCATCATAgtaagggaagattaaaaaatgacgtccaacatattttaaggatttctacactCCGTCCCTTCAATCCCCTGTCGCGATTTTAACAGTACCTAATGGatgcattgtcacattttcgtagacTCCTCCTTCCCTGaacgatggacgtaatttttgaatgctccctaaccatgcaatagaataattttgattttttgtatagtttcatgagtcaatatcgagtaatggaacatcgaggtTTAATCGTATTTGCTATATAGAAACGCCAATAATGTACTGTTATTGATCTGAAATATGAATCGTTCATTAATAACGTCATGCTTATACAGGGCGGCGATACTTGTCGATTGAGTGATGAACAATACATTAAGCATGGATATACCCTTTCGCTTAAACTATTCTTCGTATTTAGTAGGAATGTTCGGGTTTCACATATAACAAATCAGAACCAGgttcttattaattttattcaaactcGGACCCAAACcgaataaaagaaaatttggtttttatattttctagtgaaaattcataaacagtcaaagctaattttcctttacacgcCAAGAAAGAATGCAAAAAAGATGTAGTTTGTACCCTTTTTGTATGTTGCTTtggattttagaaaactaagttaattacatgttttggaaatcatatgatgatttcgattattttgagagttccacttaatggcattcagtaacagtaattatcatggattgaattaaagataaaattcacttcacttaataaacttctatgttagagacattccacgctccactggggacgtaaagccgtataaagcaagaaaattaagattaattcagagtttgaatgctagtaatgcttttagcaaaacaattcaactgttataaataatgtatcgagtgcgcagagttaggaacctgaatgcgcagaataaggagcattgcaaaaatgagtgcgcagagttaggaacacggacacccttgagaaaaattaaaaatttgcaataaaaatcattacttagtgaagcttttatattttttccttatacatgaaatcaataagtatttgctcccaaaatttcagaggattgtgttttgttttcaattaattacagctgtttgaaatttaaaaatccttaagtgcgcagagtatggggccttcacggtagTTCAAAACCATCATTTGACAtgtataaactagaaaacatgccatgtctgtggtgccaacgacactttcagcatccttgggaggaaatgttttttggtaccgatctgatcaaattcgcccagtgatcaatttgtcaccggattacggtattgagaaaatagcgctcaaagctTGAATTTtatcttctcatacaaatgctTAGAAGTTTGTagtccatttttgcatgcaatattTACTCAGCACCACAGCACAGAACTCATTTTACTTCTATTGatctacaaaaaatataaacttaaaCATAATTCGTATTTGGCAGTCACACATAATTTCCGGAattggctataatgtggccactacatgacggaattttaagaaaattgcatcagtgtaaaccttttgagaaacgattgaattggataaccatgagttttgcatttgattattcctacaaatgatcattttcgcGTTCTGGGACGCCTcgaatttatgataaagtgtccaatttgtatctgaacatctgtgccaagcttgtgggaatgcattttagtgcaaaattatgtttgatttctacttttcgggaactgaaacggtttagtatccaacaagtctatagccggttcttccgggcattacgtccgaatggccacatccggtatattttaaatggTGTCACTTCATTTTCAGATCtgaatgatttatgcaaattaaaattattgtcattgcaaataaataaagctaACTTAGCATGTCCCAacaaatagcccttttttacccgacttgacccagtaatccaccggaataactccggccacaggaatattaccgagttcctctggccacttctagaaattAGATATGTgcgccagtgaactgacaaaaaatcatttgaatccattaagaattcgctgagcggtgagggttttagaatttttcactcaggcctatacgggttaagtgtgcattttattacAGTATGGGATGAAACTaaagtttctaaaaattaaGAActaaaaagtgcttatttgaggctgaaattttgtacagttcatatcgcatattggttgaaaaattagaaaaaaaaattcattgctactacattaggaggctcatgtataatctaaatgtgactgttatgcggttacaattaccaatgtgattAGAGATCcagttttttttcgaatgttctAAAACaatcacagatttcagtaagttgatcggaagtgtttatcatttgatgactctccacttTATTAACTCGTAATTGTCAAAAATGACGAATGCCATATATgtatatgcagttatgggcagtgttaTACTTTTATTTTTCCATACACGCAGAGAATTAACAgctaaggtaccgtggggcaagtgggtaatggaattcccatagttgagattcttcaaattctagagactttaaattgaaacaaatgaggtcgtgtatattttttagcttgactcccaccaaatataagcagcatgctgaaattgatttttatgaaaaattgaagaaaaaatacagaaaaagtttttgaaaaatgtcttcttacttttcacttgccccaaaagtgcggcaagtgaaaagtttaccgttttgaacaataaattcaaaaacaaa is a genomic window containing:
- the LOC5563720 gene encoding uncharacterized protein LOC5563720, giving the protein MASAGNEKNDAFWAPEHVVHPPQNQQQFIAQDGTIPTASNSYFHPNAPGDPHGMNYGHSQPGDNFTVLSDGFGNYIKVYHQPTEDVHLNNPAGKYEYELFSSNNSYMRPAPGFGFLFPQQQQQQPSVPKATNASHMQQNAQPEAPGTNTSMLINQLVGNWAPTISGTYSPFGGGGPSLLAEGLPRSSEDFVPQQQQQHQPVQQLPQQQQHHVHPQQLQSQIQEPQPSPVHQTVTNSSASSSQPQPQQQHQQQQVSSANVSAKASYNNQLNDDNSAKLNQNVKKQRIVAEVKPMRMSYSDVLSKNVVPSTATHSSPSSPGSSTLNGSTANNGNISSSKMNTSNNATHSGGNGYSSGGKSGKGDKMQNKKTPMQHVGSTMSDDKSNRKVDRNSASGIQKKATYSNGSNSTASYQYVENSTVFKATVGQSGTEKTARKIEKPSAKTVKGRPNETLGSNSTGRKNRSRNFNDEYMVQDVHGGASSKESTREDTEDLDDEDDDEEDEDDEDFEEYEDDTPQQQSFMYNVKKNNNPNDTHIEKISGSRSSYKRGGRGSTAARGKLEKSYQPSAGKRGQKPRKNQKYVMIQKILNTWLEFMVFAVTWLWSLVSDVVYLSFRLCWDYLVAVYQYCEQHFICIKQEFQQNRPGAWFKGVWKSFDNRFAKDSKWAFWRGKKKSVPIEEQMSSGKNYYKDGRLPSTADEAMSSLLNCKGKDAYSILGVSPDCSQEQIRKHYKKIAVLVHPDKNKQPGAEEAFKVLQRSFELIGESENRKSYDQSLAEALNAEKAWSEINDLLTQLHTKISEAANTIRCSSCCLRHPRKPTGRPHYAARECNSCKIRHSAREGDIWAETSFFGLRWKYLAMMEGNVYDITEWANCQKGALSHLQPNSHIVQYRIVLGGNSQQQQQQGSQQQSDKDPARSRKDAPTSEPNLDDFLNNIYGGQNQQQQQQAQGGSRRRHRRN